AGACGAAAGGCATGCGGTGAGCGACGATCAACCGCCTCTGGGGCCTTCGGCAGGCGAGGGGCCGGTGGACGGCGGGACAAGCGGTTCCGCCGGGGCTCCCGCCGGACCGCTGCGTCCCTCGGGGAAGCGGTCGCGACGCACGGCAGCCGAGCCGGCCGGAGGCGCCGTTGCGGTGTCCGAGTCCGACGACGCGGACGACGCCGGGGCCGACGAGAAGCCGGCCAAGCGAACGAAGACGGCCAAGGCCGCCAAGTCGACCGACGGTGCGCGTCTGAACCCGTTCGCCTTTGTCTGGAACTACCTCAAACAGGTCGTCGGGGAACTGCGCAAGGTCATCTGGCCGAACCGCAAACAGATGGTCACGTACACCACGGTTGTCTTGGTGTTCCTGGCCTTTATGGTGGCGATGATCGGTGGTGTCGACCTCGGGCTGGCCAAGCTCGTGTCGCTCATCTTCGGCTGACCCACGTATTGAGAGAGGACTGACAACCGTGACTAGCTTCGACGGCGACGATCAACTCGACGCCGAAACGCCTTCGGGTGAAGCCGTCGACGTAATCGACGAGACGCCTGCGGCTGACGAAGCCGGTGAGACCCCGGTGGAGACAGAGGCCGCTGAGCCTACGGAGGCCGCAGAGGAGGCCGCTCCAGAGGACGAGGATCCGGCCGTCGCCCTGAAGAAGGATCTGCGGACCCGTCCGGGCAACTGGTACGTCATCCATTCGTACGCCGGTTACGAGAACAAGGTGAAGGCCAACCTCGAGACCCGCGTGCAGAACCTCGACGTCGGCGATTACATCTTCCAGGTGGAGGTGCCGACCGAAGAGGTCACCGAGATCAAGAACGGCCAGCGCAAGCAGGTCAACCGCAAGGTGCTGCCGGGTTACATCCTGGTGCGCATGGAGCTCAACGACGAGTCCTGGGGCGCGGTTCGCAACACCCCCGGTGTCACCGGGTTCGTGGGTGCGACGTCCAAGCCGTCCCCGCTGTCGCTGGACGACGTGGTGAAGTTCCTGCTGCCGCCGGCCGCGGCGAAGAAGCCCGGCAAGGCTGCCGCAGCGGCCGCCGCGTCGTCCGAGGCCACCCTGGAGCGTCCGGAGATCCTGGTCGACTTCGAGGTCGGCGAGTCCGTCACCGTCATGGACGGTCCGTTCGCGACGCTGCCCGCGTCCATCAGCGAGGTCAACGCCGAGCAGCAGAAGCTCAAGGTGCTGGTGTCGATCTTCGGTCGTGAGACGCCCGTTGAGCTGACGTTCACGCAGGTCGCGAAGATTTAGTTTTCGGGCCCGGATATCGGCCGGGCCCATCGAGAGAAGGAAAAACCACAGCATGGCCCCGAAGAAGAAGGTCGCCGGGCTGATCAAGCTGCAGATCCAGGCCGGGCAGGCCAACCCCGCCCCGCCGGTCGGTCCTGCACTCGGCCAGCACGGCGTCAACATCATGGAATTCTGCAAGGCGTACAACGCCGCGACCGAGTCGCAGCGCGGGAACGTCATCCCCGTAGAGATCACCGTCTACGAGGACCGCACCTTCACGTTCGCGCTGAAGACCCCGCCCGCCGCCAAGCTGCTGCTCAAGGCCGCAGGCGTGCAGAAGGGTTCCGGCACCCCGCACACCACCAAGGTCGCCAAGGTGACCTGGGACCAGGTGCGCGAGATCGCCGAGACCAAGAAGGAAGATCTCAACGCCAACGACATCGACGCTGCCGCGAAGATCATCGCCGGCACCGCTCGGTCCATGGGCATCACGGTCGAGTAGTACGACAAAGCAATTCCGTGGGAGAGCCCGCTTCGGCTCGCAACCACGACCTCTGAAACTGGAGAACACATGAGCAAGAACAGCAAGGCTTACCGCGAAGCCGCCGCGAAGGTGGATCGCGACAATCTCTACACCCCGCTCCAGGCCGCAAAGCTGGCCAAGGAGACCTCGTCGAAGAACCAGGACGCGACCGTCGAGGTGGCGATCCGTCTGGGTGTCGACCCCCGCAAGGCAGACCAGATGGTGCGCGGCACCGTCAACCTGCCGCACGGCACCGGTAAGACGGCCCGTGTCGCGGTGTTCGCGGTGGGAGAGAAGGCCGAGCAGGCTGCCGCTGCAGGCGCCGATATCGTCGGCAGCGATGACCTGATCGAGAAGATCCAGGGCGGGTTCCTGGACTTCGACGCCGCGATCGCGACCCCCGACCAGATGGCCAAGGTCGGCCGCATTGCGCGCGTGCTGGGCCCGCGCGGTCTGATGCCGAACCCGAAGACCGGCACCGTGACGGCTGACGTCACCAAGGCGGTCAACGACATCAAGGGCGGCAAGATCAACTTCCGCGTCGACAAGCAGGCCAACCTGCACTTCGTGATCGGCAAGGCCTCCTTCGACGCGACCAAGCTCGCCGAGAACTACGGCGCCGCCCTCGAAGAGGTGCTGCGGGCCAAGCCGTCGTCCTCGAAGGGCCGCTACCTGAAGAAGGTCGTCGTCTCCACCACCACCGGCCCGGGCATCCCGGTCGACCCGGCGGTCACCCGCAACTTTGCGGTGGAGGAGCAGGCGTAAGCCGGATCCGACCGTGAGGTCAGAGGAGCAGGCGTAGTCCTGGTCTTTAGAACCAACACCCGAAACCCCGCCCTTGTGGCGGGGTTTCGGCGTTTCAGGGTTCCGTGGGGTCCAGCGGTATGGCGACGGTGGCCAGCAGCGCGCGGTGATCCGAACCCGGGACGTCGACGGAATGGATGGACTGCACCGCCGAATTGCGGGTCAGTACATGGTCGATGGCGATCACGGGCGGGATCCACGGGTGCGGGGAGTAGGTGGGCATGAAGCCGGCCCCGGTCTGGTTGACGGCGTCGCGGTAGCCGGTGGTGAGCAGATCGCGGAACTGCTTCATGTCGGCGGTGGCATTGAAGTCGCCGGCGATGATCACCGCGGCCGGGCCGGCGGTCTCGGCGTATTCGGTGAATTCGGTCTTTGCAGCGGTGATCCGGCGTTGCCAGGCGTCGAAAGTGTTGGCACCGGCCGCAAGCGGAGACGTCAGGTGCACGCTGGCCACCAGCGGGTTGTTCTGGACGCCGGGTACGCGCACCCGTGCGGCGATGAAGTTGTTCCGGTGTGTTGACCGGGGGAGCGCGGTGAGTGGATACCGGCTCCACAGGCCCATGCCTTTGGCGTTGGGCCGGGGTTCCAGGATGGAATACGGGAACACCTTGCGGATTCCTGCCTCGCGCAAGCGTGTGACGGCCTCGGCGGTCAGCTCGGAGACGGTGATGACGTCCGCGCTGCGGGTTGCGAGGTCGACGAAGAACGGCGCGTCCGCGTGACCCTTCTGGAGGTTCGAGGCGAGAACCCGAAGTTCGGTGGTCTCGGGGCCGCCGTCAGACGTGTGGCCCAGATAGAGCCACGGGATCTGGATCGCCAGGGCTGCCGTGAGCAGGATTGCCGCGGCGGCCGCCAGTACCTTTCTGCGGTAGAGAACCGCGATCACCAGCGCGGCGAACGATGCCAGGGGAGCGTAGGGCGCGCTGGCTGCGACGATGAGCGCCACCAGATTTGACAGCGACAGGGTCTGTGCGAGCAGCGCTGCTGCGCCGTACAGCAGCGCAGCAGTCGCCACGAAGGCCGGCAGCCGCGGAGGTCGCAGCCACCGCGATCGCGAGCGGTGGTGCTGGGAACGAGAACTCAGCGAGGACGGCAAAGTTCGACGATCGGGGGCAGTAGTGCGGCGATCTGTTCGCCGACGGTGGCGAACACCTCCCGACTCTGGCCGATGGGATCCGGAATGTCCGGAATCTGATCTTGAGCCAGGTGAGGCCGCAGATTAGCGAGTTCTGCAACAGAGTGTGCGTGAAGGTCCGTGATCAGGCGTGACGCCTCGGTCAGTGTGAAGGCACGGTGGAGCCGCTGCGGTGCCAGCTCCAGAACCGCGTCCCGATGCGCACGAGTCATCGTCAGGATGAGATCGGCCCCAGCCGCGATTTTCGCCGTCAGCTGCCTAGCAGCAAACCCATCGGAATCACCGCCCAGACCGTGCAAAACCTGTTCAGCTTCCGGGTGGACCGGGTGGCCTGTCACCGCCCGCGTGCCGGCGCTCGAGGTGGTGAACTCGGGGATGCCCTGGGCCGCTGCAAAGGCCGCGGCCAGGCGTTCGGCAGTGGGTGACCGGCAGATGTTCCCGGTGCAGACGAATAAGACGTGCAGGATGCGCTCCCTCGTGGTGGGCGGGTCCATATCGGTGGTCGGCTGCAGGTCGACTACGGCAGCCTACGGTCCAGTATCCCGTGTTTCCGAGCTGACGGACGGTACTGGGGCGTCGACCAACCTCGGCGTGATCCTGTGCGGCAAATTTCTGAGTGGACGGATCATCGCTCTACTCGATCCCCGTCCCCGGAATTCAGCAACGGTACCCCGGTGCCAGATCGAGGACGACGTGTCGCCGATGAATTGACGGTCATGGACAAGTTCGCGGTGCTCATCGTCGACTAGATCCCTCCACGTCAAGTGTTTGCTGGAGGATGCCCGGGTTGCCCAGGTGGTCTGATGGTTGGTCCTGTCGGCTTCATCTCTGCCGCGCCGAATGAGGTGAGTGTCTTCGTTGGGACCGTTCCGCGAATTGCTATCCCAGCAAACATCGATGGCTGGGTGTCAGGTACTTCCGTACCGGTTGTCGAAGGCGGAGTGGTGCATGTCGAACGATTGGAGGACGTCACGGTGAAAGGCGCTCTACCAGGATATTTGACCGCCGCAGCGATTCCATGACGACGTTTCTGGGTTAACTCTGGGAAAAATCCAGTTCCTGGCTGTCCAAGAGGTAAACATCCGACTAACATCCAGCTCAATGTATATTCACTCGTGCGGCTGGCCGACTGCCGTGGAAGATCCAGCGTGGTCAGCTGGCGGCGTACGAGCGAAGTGCTTTGGCAAAGTGATGACGCATAGCGACAGGGGACTGATGCGTATGACGACCGACCGAGGGCTCGCGTTGGCCGGCGTATGGGGGGCGATTGGCGATGCGAGCCGGATGCGGTTCGTAAATGGGATAACCAATTTGCCAGCTGACGAGGCCGTAAATAATAGCCTATTCGGCATGGACGCGCAGTCATGACGGTCGTAAACCCCAATCCGGCTTCCGTGCACCGCACCGCACCAGGGGGGAAGGCGGACCTCACCGCCGTCGGCCCCGGGGCGCAGGGGATGCCGGCGCAAGCTCAGCAGGTCGCCGAACTCCTTGTAAAAGGGCCGCTGCCTTACGTCTCCGGTCATGGTGTGCCCGCCGCACAGAGGAGGACTTCACGGAACCATGCGGTGCGCAACCGTCTCGGTCGTGTGCGGGCATGGATGGTGGTGCCGGTCGTTGATTTCGTCATGATGATGGTGCCACTCGCGTGGCGTCCCTGGCAGCCGCTGACGGTCTTGACTATGGCTGTCCTGGGCACACTTCTTCTGTCTGGCGGCACCCGTTACGTAGCCCCGCTACACCTCAGCGTCCTCGACGAGCTGCCGGCGATCGTGACGCGCCTTCTGGCGACGGTGGCTGCGGTCGCGGCTGTCGTTCTGCATCTGCATGCCAAGCCCCAGGTTCTGGTCTTTC
This region of Mycolicibacterium diernhoferi genomic DNA includes:
- a CDS encoding endonuclease/exonuclease/phosphatase family protein; amino-acid sequence: MATAALLYGAAALLAQTLSLSNLVALIVAASAPYAPLASFAALVIAVLYRRKVLAAAAAILLTAALAIQIPWLYLGHTSDGGPETTELRVLASNLQKGHADAPFFVDLATRSADVITVSELTAEAVTRLREAGIRKVFPYSILEPRPNAKGMGLWSRYPLTALPRSTHRNNFIAARVRVPGVQNNPLVASVHLTSPLAAGANTFDAWQRRITAAKTEFTEYAETAGPAAVIIAGDFNATADMKQFRDLLTTGYRDAVNQTGAGFMPTYSPHPWIPPVIAIDHVLTRNSAVQSIHSVDVPGSDHRALLATVAIPLDPTEP
- the rplK gene encoding 50S ribosomal protein L11, producing MAPKKKVAGLIKLQIQAGQANPAPPVGPALGQHGVNIMEFCKAYNAATESQRGNVIPVEITVYEDRTFTFALKTPPAAKLLLKAAGVQKGSGTPHTTKVAKVTWDQVREIAETKKEDLNANDIDAAAKIIAGTARSMGITVE
- the rplA gene encoding 50S ribosomal protein L1, which encodes MSKNSKAYREAAAKVDRDNLYTPLQAAKLAKETSSKNQDATVEVAIRLGVDPRKADQMVRGTVNLPHGTGKTARVAVFAVGEKAEQAAAAGADIVGSDDLIEKIQGGFLDFDAAIATPDQMAKVGRIARVLGPRGLMPNPKTGTVTADVTKAVNDIKGGKINFRVDKQANLHFVIGKASFDATKLAENYGAALEEVLRAKPSSSKGRYLKKVVVSTTTGPGIPVDPAVTRNFAVEEQA
- a CDS encoding low molecular weight phosphatase family protein — protein: MDPPTTRERILHVLFVCTGNICRSPTAERLAAAFAAAQGIPEFTTSSAGTRAVTGHPVHPEAEQVLHGLGGDSDGFAARQLTAKIAAGADLILTMTRAHRDAVLELAPQRLHRAFTLTEASRLITDLHAHSVAELANLRPHLAQDQIPDIPDPIGQSREVFATVGEQIAALLPPIVELCRPR
- the secE gene encoding preprotein translocase subunit SecE yields the protein MSDDQPPLGPSAGEGPVDGGTSGSAGAPAGPLRPSGKRSRRTAAEPAGGAVAVSESDDADDAGADEKPAKRTKTAKAAKSTDGARLNPFAFVWNYLKQVVGELRKVIWPNRKQMVTYTTVVLVFLAFMVAMIGGVDLGLAKLVSLIFG
- the nusG gene encoding transcription termination/antitermination protein NusG yields the protein MTSFDGDDQLDAETPSGEAVDVIDETPAADEAGETPVETEAAEPTEAAEEAAPEDEDPAVALKKDLRTRPGNWYVIHSYAGYENKVKANLETRVQNLDVGDYIFQVEVPTEEVTEIKNGQRKQVNRKVLPGYILVRMELNDESWGAVRNTPGVTGFVGATSKPSPLSLDDVVKFLLPPAAAKKPGKAAAAAAASSEATLERPEILVDFEVGESVTVMDGPFATLPASISEVNAEQQKLKVLVSIFGRETPVELTFTQVAKI